The proteins below are encoded in one region of Halalkalicoccus jeotgali B3:
- a CDS encoding cob(I)yrinic acid a,c-diamide adenosyltransferase, whose translation MSNTAENTPGKGKTPEAREIEPSAPEAFGRVQLWWGDGKGKTTAAMGMGFRAAGHGFRVHMLQFMKGGASSVEDVRGEYNAIRAMPGFTYENAGHYGWHGMADGSEDADHEGEAAAGFERAHELVEAAHGADLSAPLDLDGEPEAGMHMLLLDEVVYAANRGLVDPDDLVELIGNKPASLELVLTGGHEKPEYLYERADLITRVGKEKHQFEAGGRARKGTEY comes from the coding sequence ATGAGCAACACGGCCGAGAACACGCCCGGCAAGGGCAAGACACCCGAAGCCCGCGAGATCGAACCGAGCGCACCCGAGGCGTTCGGACGCGTCCAACTCTGGTGGGGCGACGGCAAGGGCAAGACCACGGCGGCGATGGGGATGGGCTTTCGCGCCGCGGGCCACGGCTTCCGTGTGCATATGCTCCAGTTCATGAAAGGTGGCGCATCGAGCGTCGAGGACGTCCGCGGGGAGTACAACGCGATCCGGGCGATGCCGGGGTTCACCTACGAGAACGCGGGCCACTACGGCTGGCACGGAATGGCCGACGGCAGCGAGGACGCCGATCACGAGGGCGAGGCCGCGGCGGGCTTCGAGCGCGCCCACGAACTGGTCGAGGCCGCGCACGGGGCGGACCTCTCGGCGCCACTCGATCTCGATGGCGAGCCCGAGGCGGGGATGCACATGCTGCTCCTCGACGAGGTCGTCTACGCCGCAAACCGGGGGCTGGTCGATCCCGACGACCTCGTCGAACTGATCGGGAACAAACCCGCGTCGCTCGAACTGGTTCTGACCGGCGGGCACGAGAAGCCCGAGTACCTCTATGAACGCGCCGACCTGATCACCCGCGTCGGAAAGGAGAAACACCAGTTCGAGGCGGGCGGGCGCGCCCGCAAGGGCACCGAGTACTGA
- a CDS encoding cobyric acid synthase, with the protein MARTLLIAGTASHVGKSTVAAGLCRHLADRGVAVAPFKAQNMSNNARAVPRATEPTEAGEIGVSQYVQARAARTEATTDMNPVLLKPRGDGESQLIIDGEAVENVGAGEYYEAGWERAREAARKAYSRLAAEYDVIIAEGAGSIAEINLADRDLANVETARFADADVFLLVDIERGGAFASLYGTLELMPEDLRDRVVGAAITKFRGDPSLLESGIVEIEERTGVPILGVLPYDDPGLPQEDSVSLPAAGETALYGDSSEVRIAVPRLSRISNFTDLEPLAREPGVGVAYGPPETVLEGADAVVLPGTKNTVDDLLELRTSGFGERLRTFSGPIVGLCGGYQMLGERITNAAVEGTGDEATVEGFGLLPVETHFSREKRVERVEREIRGVGPLAGALGRVTGYEIHMGETALTGPADRPFRDEGAATEQVFGTYLHGLFENRVAREAFLDRVFEYAGRMRPESHAEPSPYERAGALVADHLALDALGVSHENMSERV; encoded by the coding sequence ATGGCCCGCACTCTCCTGATTGCGGGCACCGCAAGCCACGTCGGCAAGAGCACGGTCGCGGCGGGGTTGTGTCGGCATCTCGCCGACCGGGGGGTGGCCGTCGCGCCGTTCAAGGCCCAGAACATGTCGAACAACGCGCGGGCGGTGCCACGGGCGACCGAGCCCACGGAAGCCGGCGAGATCGGCGTCTCCCAGTACGTCCAGGCGCGGGCCGCCCGCACGGAGGCGACCACCGACATGAACCCCGTGCTCCTCAAGCCGCGTGGCGACGGCGAAAGTCAACTGATTATCGACGGCGAAGCAGTCGAGAACGTCGGTGCGGGCGAGTACTACGAGGCGGGTTGGGAGCGCGCCCGCGAGGCCGCCCGCAAAGCCTACTCACGCCTCGCCGCCGAGTACGACGTGATAATCGCCGAGGGCGCAGGCTCCATCGCGGAGATCAACCTCGCGGATCGGGATCTGGCGAACGTCGAGACGGCTCGTTTCGCGGACGCCGACGTGTTCTTGCTGGTCGATATCGAGCGTGGCGGGGCGTTCGCGAGCCTCTATGGCACCCTCGAACTGATGCCCGAAGACCTGCGCGACCGGGTGGTCGGGGCCGCGATCACGAAGTTCCGGGGCGATCCCTCGCTGCTCGAGTCGGGAATCGTGGAGATCGAAGAGCGCACGGGCGTCCCGATACTGGGCGTACTGCCGTACGACGACCCCGGCCTTCCCCAAGAGGACAGCGTCTCGCTACCCGCAGCGGGCGAGACGGCCCTTTATGGAGACTCCTCGGAAGTGCGCATCGCAGTGCCCCGACTCTCGCGGATCTCCAATTTCACCGACCTCGAACCGCTGGCTCGCGAACCCGGCGTGGGCGTCGCCTACGGGCCGCCCGAGACGGTTCTAGAGGGTGCGGACGCGGTCGTGCTCCCCGGAACGAAAAACACCGTCGACGACCTGCTCGAACTCCGCACGTCGGGCTTCGGCGAACGCCTCCGGACCTTTTCGGGCCCGATCGTCGGGCTCTGTGGGGGCTATCAGATGCTCGGCGAGCGGATCACGAACGCCGCGGTCGAGGGGACCGGCGACGAGGCGACCGTCGAGGGGTTCGGCCTACTGCCCGTCGAGACGCACTTTTCGCGGGAAAAACGCGTCGAACGCGTCGAGCGCGAGATTCGAGGCGTCGGCCCGCTCGCTGGTGCATTGGGGCGGGTGACCGGCTACGAGATACACATGGGCGAGACGGCCCTCACGGGGCCCGCAGACCGCCCCTTCAGGGACGAGGGAGCCGCGACCGAGCAGGTGTTCGGGACCTATCTCCACGGTCTGTTCGAAAACCGGGTCGCACGCGAAGCGTTCCTCGATCGGGTCTTCGAGTACGCCGGTCGTATGCGCCCCGAGTCGCACGCGGAACCGTCGCCATACGAACGCGCTGGGGCCCTCGTGGCCGACCATCTCGCGCTCGACGCGCTCGGAGTGAGCCATGAGAACATGTCGGAACGGGTATGA
- a CDS encoding HalOD1 output domain-containing protein — translation MTDDDRGDRGTATVEGRRVYRTTHDFEGRRALSTTVIEAIEETVDIDGPSSRVLADVIDPDCLDGLFRPVRHRTDRDNGAVEFPLEEHRITVYANGEIELRRIDGED, via the coding sequence ATGACGGACGACGATCGGGGTGATCGCGGGACGGCGACCGTAGAGGGGCGTCGGGTCTATCGGACGACCCACGACTTCGAGGGGCGTCGTGCCCTGAGCACGACCGTTATCGAGGCCATCGAGGAAACCGTTGACATCGACGGCCCCTCCTCGCGGGTGCTTGCCGACGTCATCGATCCCGATTGTCTCGACGGGTTGTTCAGACCCGTTCGCCACCGGACCGACCGCGACAACGGGGCAGTAGAGTTCCCGCTCGAAGAACACCGGATCACCGTCTACGCGAACGGGGAGATCGAACTCCGGCGGATCGACGGGGAGGACTAG
- a CDS encoding (R)-citramalate synthase has translation MLDTTLRDGEQAPGISLSPDQKADIARALDAAAVPYIEAGSACTGEGERRTISRVTDLGLDATVTSFARGVRGDVDLAMECGVDGINLVVPASDRHIEGKVDSTREGVLERTVELVDYARDHGLWVEVIGEDGSRADLEYLVDLLGSALEAGADRVCYADTVGHAGPEAAYEAVSRLAELGPTSTHTHDDLGLGMANALASIAAGADLVHATVNGVGERAGNVALEEVAIALDHSYGVETVDTTQLYDLAGVVSRYTGVPLPPNKAVVGENAFAHESGIHTDGTLKDERMYEPYAPERVGRERRLVLGKHTGRAGARAALAEHDVAVSDEALAEIVPRVKELADRGKRVTDADLLAIAEDVRGRERDRRVELLDLTAASGGDTPTASVRLRVDDEERVASGLGSGPVDAAVSAVREALGSAADAQLDSYHVDAITGGTDAVVTVEVTMSRGDRTVTVARSDADITRASVVAMVDALDRLLVDRAPTPPADD, from the coding sequence CTGCTGGATACGACGCTTCGTGACGGCGAGCAAGCGCCGGGTATCTCGCTGTCGCCCGACCAGAAGGCCGACATCGCCCGCGCGCTCGATGCGGCCGCCGTCCCCTACATCGAGGCCGGCAGCGCCTGCACCGGCGAGGGCGAACGCCGAACCATCTCGCGGGTGACGGATCTGGGACTCGACGCCACGGTCACGAGCTTCGCCCGCGGTGTGCGCGGCGACGTCGACCTCGCGATGGAGTGTGGCGTCGACGGGATCAACCTCGTCGTGCCCGCGAGCGATCGACACATCGAGGGCAAGGTCGATTCCACCCGCGAAGGCGTCCTCGAACGGACGGTCGAACTGGTCGACTACGCTCGCGATCACGGCCTCTGGGTCGAGGTCATCGGCGAGGACGGCTCGCGGGCCGACCTCGAGTATCTGGTCGATCTGCTCGGAAGCGCCCTCGAAGCCGGCGCCGATCGGGTCTGTTATGCCGACACCGTCGGCCACGCGGGCCCCGAAGCCGCCTACGAGGCCGTCTCCCGGCTCGCCGAACTGGGGCCGACCAGCACCCACACCCACGACGATCTGGGACTGGGAATGGCCAACGCGCTCGCGAGCATCGCCGCGGGCGCGGACCTCGTCCACGCCACGGTCAACGGCGTCGGCGAGCGTGCGGGCAACGTCGCCCTCGAGGAGGTCGCGATCGCGCTCGATCACTCCTATGGGGTCGAGACGGTCGACACTACCCAGTTATACGATCTGGCGGGCGTCGTCTCGCGCTATACGGGCGTCCCGCTGCCCCCGAACAAGGCGGTCGTCGGCGAGAACGCCTTCGCACACGAGAGCGGTATCCACACCGACGGCACGCTGAAGGACGAGCGGATGTACGAGCCCTACGCGCCCGAGCGGGTGGGCCGCGAACGCCGGCTCGTCCTCGGAAAGCACACCGGCCGGGCGGGGGCACGCGCCGCGCTCGCCGAGCACGACGTCGCGGTAAGCGACGAGGCCCTCGCCGAGATCGTCCCCCGGGTCAAGGAACTCGCGGATCGGGGCAAGCGCGTCACCGACGCCGACCTGCTGGCGATCGCCGAGGACGTCCGCGGGCGCGAGCGCGATCGGCGGGTCGAACTGCTCGATCTGACCGCCGCCAGCGGCGGCGACACCCCGACCGCGAGCGTTCGCCTGCGGGTCGACGACGAGGAACGGGTCGCAAGCGGCCTCGGAAGCGGTCCCGTGGACGCCGCGGTCTCGGCTGTCCGGGAAGCGCTGGGCTCGGCGGCCGACGCCCAACTCGACTCGTATCACGTCGACGCGATCACCGGCGGGACCGACGCCGTGGTCACCGTCGAGGTCACGATGTCCCGCGGGGATCGCACCGTAACGGTCGCGCGCAGCGACGCCGACATCACGCGCGCGAGCGTGGTCGCGATGGTCGACGCGCTCGATCGCCTGCTCGTCGACCGAGCGCCGACGCCGCCCGCCGACGACTAG
- a CDS encoding DUF192 domain-containing protein, producing the protein MRLVHRDLEIVVAEHVELADSFLARARGLMFRRSIPDDYALVFEFGKPVTRSLHMLCVPFPIDAVWLVDGEVTHTARLDAWTGLGRGWADTILELPAGAAEGIREGDRLELDEE; encoded by the coding sequence GTGCGCCTCGTTCACCGCGACCTCGAGATCGTCGTCGCCGAGCACGTCGAGCTCGCGGACTCGTTTCTCGCCCGTGCGCGCGGGCTGATGTTCCGGCGGTCGATTCCCGACGACTACGCGCTGGTCTTCGAGTTCGGAAAGCCGGTCACCCGCTCGCTACACATGCTCTGTGTCCCCTTCCCGATCGACGCGGTCTGGCTGGTCGACGGGGAGGTCACACACACCGCACGCCTCGATGCTTGGACCGGCCTCGGGCGCGGGTGGGCCGATACGATCCTCGAACTCCCGGCGGGCGCGGCCGAGGGGATCCGGGAGGGTGACCGACTCGAACTCGACGAGGAGTGA
- a CDS encoding hydroxysqualene dehydroxylase — translation MRSVAILGGGIGGLSAAHELAERGVSVTVYERNDRFGGKARSVAGPDRGSRTPLPAEHGFRFFPGYYRHVTETMERIPTDGSDRTVADALVPTEGTLLARTAGEETISSTRTPEGIEEWLSVLRPSFATEELSNAEARFFAERMLVLLTSCEARLDEQWDRTSWWEFVDAGNRSRAYQRAVSATQLLVALRPQLGSARTVGRIYLQLMRGHLDPEIETERVLDGPTSEVWIDPWVRYLDGLGVELRTNATVRELQFDGERISGLVVEDGSGTHIERADQYVLAVSVEAARRLVSEGIGRAAPSLSRLDRLRTEWMNGIQFYLREDRPLVRGHGVYTDSPWALTSVSQAQFWDRDLAAYGDGQAGGVLSVIASDWETPGIVYGKPARECTREEIATEIWEQLKAHLNREGVRLTDENLLEWSLDPAIVEREGEPGVENREPLLVNTVGSWRYRPAARTEIDNLTVAADYVRTESDLATMESANEAARRATNVILERVGSNAEPCAIYPLEEPAIFGPLKAHDRLRYRLGLPHPGEIHDGIRRTIGRIARA, via the coding sequence ATGAGGAGTGTGGCGATACTCGGCGGCGGGATCGGCGGCCTGAGCGCGGCCCACGAACTCGCCGAGCGGGGCGTTTCCGTGACCGTCTACGAGCGAAACGACCGCTTCGGCGGGAAGGCCCGGAGCGTCGCCGGGCCGGATCGGGGTTCGAGGACGCCGTTGCCCGCCGAACACGGCTTTCGGTTCTTCCCGGGGTACTACCGCCACGTCACCGAGACGATGGAACGGATCCCGACGGACGGGTCGGACAGGACGGTCGCCGACGCCCTCGTCCCGACCGAGGGCACGTTGCTCGCGCGCACGGCCGGCGAGGAGACGATCAGTTCGACGCGCACTCCCGAAGGGATCGAGGAGTGGCTCTCGGTCCTGCGACCGAGTTTCGCCACCGAGGAGCTCTCGAACGCGGAGGCGCGCTTTTTCGCCGAGCGCATGCTCGTCCTCCTCACCAGTTGCGAGGCCCGGCTGGACGAACAGTGGGACCGCACCTCGTGGTGGGAGTTCGTCGACGCCGGCAACCGCTCTCGGGCCTACCAGCGGGCCGTCTCGGCGACACAACTGCTGGTCGCCCTGCGCCCCCAGTTGGGTAGCGCCCGCACGGTGGGACGGATCTACCTCCAGCTCATGCGGGGACATCTCGACCCCGAAATCGAGACCGAACGGGTACTCGACGGCCCCACGAGCGAGGTCTGGATCGACCCGTGGGTCAGGTATCTCGACGGGCTGGGCGTCGAGTTGCGGACGAACGCGACGGTTCGGGAACTGCAGTTCGACGGCGAACGGATCTCCGGGCTGGTCGTCGAGGACGGGTCGGGAACCCACATCGAGCGCGCCGACCAGTACGTCCTCGCCGTGTCCGTCGAGGCGGCCCGGAGGCTCGTCTCCGAGGGGATCGGCCGAGCCGCACCCTCGCTGTCGCGACTGGACCGGCTGCGAACGGAGTGGATGAACGGCATCCAGTTCTACCTTCGCGAGGACCGCCCGCTGGTGCGGGGCCACGGCGTCTACACGGACTCGCCGTGGGCGCTGACCTCCGTCTCACAGGCACAGTTCTGGGACCGGGACCTCGCGGCGTACGGCGACGGCCAAGCGGGGGGCGTGCTCTCGGTGATCGCCTCCGACTGGGAGACGCCCGGGATCGTCTACGGCAAGCCCGCCCGGGAGTGTACCCGCGAGGAGATCGCAACGGAGATCTGGGAGCAGCTCAAGGCCCACCTCAACCGCGAGGGCGTTCGTCTCACCGACGAGAACCTCCTCGAGTGGTCCCTCGATCCGGCGATCGTCGAACGCGAGGGCGAACCCGGCGTCGAGAACCGCGAGCCCTTGCTCGTGAACACCGTCGGCTCGTGGCGTTACCGGCCGGCGGCCCGGACCGAGATCGACAACCTGACCGTGGCCGCCGATTACGTCCGCACCGAGAGCGATCTCGCGACCATGGAATCGGCCAACGAGGCCGCCCGGCGGGCGACCAATGTGATCCTCGAACGGGTCGGATCGAACGCGGAGCCGTGTGCGATTTACCCCCTCGAGGAACCGGCGATCTTCGGGCCGTTGAAGGCCCACGACCGGCTCCGGTATCGACTCGGCCTGCCCCATCCCGGCGAGATACACGACGGCATCCGACGGACGATCGGCCGGATCGCTCGCGCGTAG
- a CDS encoding DUF7097 family protein, with product MERTPTGTSVGVDDPYEHTDRCDHLTDDGRCRLAVERPETDPEFARERRAEDYACLVSEAGVGWRDCPHFRSRANERECRRCGLDERRMAHSGERPLLEEHHLSYRAEGAEPSHEITVVLCRWCHAKVHGSWARIDDDVSPSAEALAEAEGRRSRERDELGFRRASECEREER from the coding sequence ATGGAGCGAACACCCACCGGAACGTCGGTCGGCGTCGACGACCCTTACGAGCACACGGACCGATGCGATCACCTCACCGACGACGGGCGCTGTCGACTCGCCGTCGAGCGCCCCGAGACCGATCCCGAGTTCGCCCGCGAGCGACGCGCCGAGGACTACGCCTGTCTCGTGAGCGAGGCGGGCGTCGGGTGGCGGGACTGTCCGCACTTTCGCTCGCGGGCCAACGAGCGGGAGTGTCGCCGGTGTGGACTCGACGAGCGCCGGATGGCCCACTCGGGCGAGCGCCCCCTCTTGGAGGAACACCACCTCTCGTATCGGGCGGAGGGCGCCGAGCCCTCCCACGAGATCACGGTCGTCCTCTGTCGGTGGTGTCACGCGAAGGTCCACGGGTCGTGGGCGCGCATCGACGACGACGTTTCTCCGAGCGCCGAGGCGCTCGCGGAAGCCGAGGGCAGGCGCAGTCGCGAGCGCGACGAACTCGGGTTTCGTCGCGCGAGCGAGTGCGAACGCGAGGAGCGCTGA
- a CDS encoding GMP synthase subunit A, which produces MRIDVVDNHGQFTHLEGRALRDLGIETETIDNETPPEEIDADGLVLSGGPDIERAGRCGEYLDLDIPLLGICLGMQVIADELGGSVGSGEYGGYADVTVEIVDDEDPLIGSLAPETRVWASHGDEVKELPEGFSLTGKSDICGIEAMSFEERDLYGVQWHPEVAHTEEGEAVFENFRTICE; this is translated from the coding sequence ATGCGAATCGACGTGGTCGACAACCACGGCCAGTTCACCCACCTCGAAGGGCGCGCGCTGCGCGATCTTGGCATCGAGACCGAGACCATCGACAACGAAACACCCCCCGAGGAGATCGACGCCGACGGGCTCGTCCTCTCGGGGGGCCCGGACATCGAGCGGGCGGGCCGGTGTGGCGAGTATCTCGACCTCGACATCCCCCTCCTGGGGATCTGTCTGGGGATGCAGGTGATCGCCGACGAACTCGGGGGGAGCGTTGGCAGCGGCGAGTACGGCGGGTACGCCGACGTCACCGTCGAGATCGTCGACGACGAGGACCCGCTGATCGGCTCGCTCGCACCCGAAACCCGCGTCTGGGCGAGCCATGGCGACGAGGTCAAAGAACTGCCTGAGGGGTTTTCGCTCACCGGAAAAAGCGACATCTGCGGGATCGAAGCGATGAGTTTCGAGGAGCGAGACCTCTACGGTGTCCAGTGGCATCCCGAAGTCGCTCACACCGAAGAGGGTGAGGCGGTGTTCGAGAACTTCCGGACGATCTGCGAATAG
- a CDS encoding DUF3194 domain-containing protein: MEPTDEEVVRTAAEAAEGFVFSRYRRSEVDDLDVTVHFEDGLLEVDVYLNVEDGAADDVAEDAVLAAESAVDELFAEREE, from the coding sequence ATGGAACCGACCGACGAGGAAGTCGTCCGGACGGCCGCAGAAGCCGCCGAGGGGTTCGTTTTCTCGCGGTATCGCCGCTCGGAAGTCGATGATCTGGACGTGACGGTGCACTTCGAGGACGGTCTGTTGGAAGTCGACGTCTATCTCAACGTCGAGGACGGCGCGGCCGACGACGTCGCAGAAGACGCCGTGCTGGCCGCCGAGTCGGCCGTCGACGAACTGTTCGCCGAACGAGAAGAGTAG
- a CDS encoding prefoldin subunit beta encodes MQGNLPPEAQEKLEQLQDLQDTAQQVATQKNQTESSLNDSQNALETLEDVDEDTTMYREAGELLIETDRETAEDELSEKVDSLEVRLETLKKQEERVQTQFEELQQELQQMLGGAGGPAGPAGGPSPGPGGA; translated from the coding sequence ATGCAGGGTAACCTACCGCCGGAAGCACAGGAGAAACTCGAACAGCTGCAGGACCTTCAGGATACGGCCCAGCAGGTCGCCACCCAGAAGAACCAGACCGAATCGAGCCTCAACGACTCGCAGAACGCCCTCGAAACCTTAGAGGACGTCGACGAGGACACCACGATGTACCGCGAGGCCGGCGAGTTGCTGATCGAGACCGACCGCGAGACTGCAGAGGACGAGCTCTCGGAGAAGGTCGACAGCCTCGAAGTCCGCCTCGAAACGCTGAAAAAGCAAGAAGAGCGTGTCCAGACGCAGTTCGAGGAGCTCCAGCAGGAACTCCAGCAGATGCTTGGCGGCGCAGGCGGTCCGGCGGGCCCGGCAGGCGGTCCGAGCCCCGGTCCCGGCGGCGCGTAG
- a CDS encoding KEOPS complex subunit Pcc1: MTAHDAFLTTEYNDQHRARLIERSLRPELADLADERSWTDVSRSGATLSIRIEATDLVALRAAANTWLTLLDVAERSAQAGDLVET; the protein is encoded by the coding sequence GTGACTGCCCACGACGCGTTTCTCACCACAGAGTACAACGACCAGCACCGTGCACGCCTTATCGAGCGCTCGCTCCGTCCCGAACTCGCCGACCTCGCGGACGAGCGCTCGTGGACGGACGTCTCGCGGTCGGGCGCGACGCTCTCGATCCGGATCGAGGCGACGGATCTCGTTGCGCTGCGGGCGGCGGCGAACACTTGGCTGACGCTGCTCGATGTCGCGGAGCGGAGCGCCCAGGCGGGCGACCTCGTCGAGACATAA
- a CDS encoding DNA-directed RNA polymerase subunit P, with product MSYKCSRCKRDVELDEYGGVRCPYCGHRVLLKERSRDVKEVGVK from the coding sequence ATGAGCTACAAGTGTTCGCGGTGCAAGCGCGACGTCGAACTCGACGAGTACGGCGGCGTCCGCTGTCCGTACTGCGGCCACCGCGTGCTCCTCAAAGAGCGCAGCCGCGACGTCAAAGAAGTCGGCGTCAAGTGA
- a CDS encoding DUF5518 domain-containing protein, with protein sequence MSARSSWNVNNSFDDDLRTATLLGFASIPATVALNWQGDPSSIEGEALFLACVLAGYLYADRSMGSTHAGAQTALIGTIPVVVWWLIELISQPISDSFGLAFLFVAGPIVLIGGVLLVVLMGALCAVGGDLLHRLLDRIRAGAVRN encoded by the coding sequence ATGTCAGCTAGGTCCTCGTGGAACGTCAACAACTCGTTCGACGACGATCTGCGAACGGCGACGCTGCTCGGGTTCGCGTCGATCCCGGCGACCGTCGCTCTCAACTGGCAGGGGGATCCGAGCTCAATCGAGGGCGAGGCGCTCTTCCTCGCGTGTGTGCTCGCGGGCTATCTCTATGCGGACCGGTCAATGGGGTCCACTCATGCCGGGGCACAGACCGCGCTTATCGGAACGATCCCGGTCGTCGTCTGGTGGTTGATCGAGCTCATCAGCCAGCCGATCTCGGACTCGTTCGGACTGGCGTTCCTCTTCGTCGCCGGCCCGATCGTCCTGATCGGTGGGGTTCTATTAGTAGTGCTAATGGGAGCCCTGTGTGCAGTCGGCGGCGACCTACTACACCGACTCCTGGATCGCATTCGGGCGGGCGCCGTCAGAAACTGA
- a CDS encoding DUF2103 domain-containing protein yields MRCRACHSELDKPGDYCLVCRSANTDGVVCAIARDRVTLTMLDGEEVLGETIITTVPESGDPAEVVERRNFAGRVADEIRRKRPEEVYAAGDREVLREIRAQLHYDFYRVSDDDPVEAVRSRIGEPALAVVETPPKEKIGGSHSTLIGGRAGMKAIHHVAGHPHVKKVIPGPIDAGGSGSRSGLRAKATRAGANGNVRLLLRDGSSVQENRVVTTAPDRETGERVREDLNELLDEEGYGVS; encoded by the coding sequence ATGCGGTGTCGCGCGTGTCATTCGGAACTCGACAAACCGGGCGATTACTGTCTGGTCTGTCGCTCGGCGAACACCGATGGCGTGGTCTGTGCGATCGCGCGCGATCGCGTGACGCTGACGATGCTCGACGGCGAGGAGGTCCTCGGCGAGACGATCATAACTACTGTGCCCGAATCGGGCGACCCCGCCGAGGTCGTCGAGCGCCGGAACTTCGCGGGTCGGGTCGCAGACGAGATCCGGAGGAAGCGCCCCGAGGAGGTCTATGCCGCCGGCGACCGGGAGGTCCTCCGGGAGATCCGCGCCCAGTTGCACTACGACTTCTATCGCGTCTCGGATGACGACCCCGTCGAGGCCGTCCGCAGCCGGATCGGCGAGCCCGCGCTCGCGGTTGTCGAAACCCCGCCGAAGGAGAAGATCGGCGGCAGTCACTCGACGCTGATCGGGGGGCGCGCAGGAATGAAGGCCATCCACCACGTCGCGGGCCACCCCCACGTCAAGAAGGTGATCCCGGGACCGATCGACGCCGGCGGCAGCGGCTCGCGCTCGGGGCTGCGCGCGAAGGCGACCCGCGCAGGTGCGAACGGGAACGTCCGGCTGCTTCTGCGCGACGGCTCCAGCGTACAGGAAAACCGGGTCGTGACGACGGCCCCCGATCGCGAGACCGGCGAGCGGGTTCGGGAGGATTTGAACGAACTGTTGGACGAGGAAGGCTACGGCGTGAGTTAG
- a CDS encoding aldo/keto reductase, translating into MDLELPPIGLGTMGIDEPETIASAIEMGYRHLDTAQIYENEAVVGEGISRADVPREELTVATKVWADSLAPADVRESTEASLDRLGLDAVDLLYVHRPIEAYDPETTLPAFDSLREDGLIERIGMSNFTTTQLGEAREILDAPIAAHQVERHPFYREDDLLEYAREDGHTLVAYAPLAQGNVFDDPILGEIAAERGVSEAQVSLAWLAGTAGVVSIPKASSEEHLKANLAAAEIELTSEERARIDGVEGEGKLFE; encoded by the coding sequence ATGGACCTCGAACTCCCCCCGATCGGCCTCGGAACGATGGGTATCGACGAACCCGAGACGATCGCCAGCGCGATCGAAATGGGGTACAGACACCTCGACACGGCCCAGATCTACGAGAACGAGGCAGTCGTTGGCGAGGGGATCTCCCGCGCCGACGTGCCCCGCGAGGAACTAACGGTGGCGACGAAAGTCTGGGCCGACAGCCTCGCGCCCGCGGACGTCCGCGAGAGCACGGAAGCGAGCCTCGACCGACTGGGACTCGACGCCGTCGACCTGCTCTACGTCCACCGGCCCATCGAGGCCTACGACCCCGAAACGACGCTGCCGGCGTTCGATTCGCTTCGCGAGGACGGGCTGATCGAACGGATAGGGATGAGCAACTTCACCACCACCCAGCTCGGGGAGGCTCGTGAGATCCTCGACGCACCGATCGCCGCCCACCAGGTCGAGCGCCATCCATTCTACCGCGAGGACGACCTGCTCGAATACGCCCGCGAGGACGGCCACACGCTTGTGGCCTACGCACCGCTCGCCCAGGGCAACGTCTTCGACGACCCCATCCTCGGGGAGATCGCCGCCGAGCGCGGGGTCAGCGAGGCGCAGGTGAGCCTGGCATGGCTCGCGGGGACAGCGGGAGTCGTTTCGATCCCGAAAGCGAGCAGCGAAGAGCACCTGAAGGCGAACCTCGCAGCCGCGGAGATCGAGCTCACGAGCGAGGAGCGCGCGCGGATCGACGGGGTCGAGGGCGAAGGGAAGCTGTTCGAGTAG